One Actinoplanes missouriensis 431 DNA segment encodes these proteins:
- a CDS encoding SIMPL domain-containing protein: MERSPVIVARGEAVREVPPEIAVVHVRTAAKGRDRESVLERLAERSAAITAALDGFAAAIERRETTGLHVHPQTKRRGEEIAAYHGSIGTQVLVTDFTVLGDLMLRLAAEELTTVDGPWWQLRPGSRAGAEARRAAITDALSRAAEYASAVGAEIAELVEINDGGAGLDDGYTPVAFAAGGARARGAESGPALDLEPEAQTVRAQVRVTVTISRPILPGRPTST; this comes from the coding sequence GTGGAGCGCTCGCCGGTGATCGTGGCCCGGGGCGAGGCCGTCCGTGAGGTGCCGCCCGAGATCGCGGTCGTCCACGTGCGGACGGCCGCGAAGGGCCGCGACCGGGAGTCCGTTCTGGAGCGGCTCGCCGAGCGCTCGGCCGCGATCACCGCGGCGCTGGACGGGTTCGCCGCCGCGATCGAGCGGCGGGAGACCACCGGCCTGCACGTCCACCCGCAGACGAAGCGGCGCGGCGAGGAGATCGCGGCCTATCACGGCAGCATCGGTACCCAGGTCCTGGTCACCGACTTCACCGTGCTCGGCGACCTGATGCTGCGGCTGGCCGCCGAGGAGCTGACCACCGTCGACGGGCCGTGGTGGCAGCTGCGGCCGGGCAGCCGGGCCGGCGCGGAGGCCCGCCGCGCCGCGATCACCGACGCGCTGTCCCGGGCCGCGGAGTACGCGTCGGCGGTCGGCGCCGAGATCGCCGAACTCGTCGAGATCAACGACGGCGGGGCCGGGCTCGACGACGGCTACACCCCGGTGGCGTTCGCGGCCGGTGGCGCGCGGGCGCGCGGCGCGGAGAGCGGGCCGGCGCTCGATCTGGAACCGGAGGCGCAGACCGTGCGCGCCCAGGTCCGGGTCACTGTCACCATCAGCCGACCCATCCTGCCGGGCCGTCCCACCAGCACCTGA
- the fdxA gene encoding ferredoxin, translating to MTYIIAEPCVDVLDKACIEECPVDCIYEGNRMLYIHPDECVDCGACEPVCPVEAIFYEDDVPDQWKDYTNANYEFFEDLGSPGGASKVGKIDKDATFVIAQPPRGEGH from the coding sequence GTGACCTACATCATCGCTGAGCCCTGCGTCGATGTGCTCGACAAGGCATGCATCGAGGAGTGCCCGGTCGACTGCATCTATGAGGGCAACCGGATGCTCTACATCCACCCCGATGAGTGCGTCGACTGCGGTGCCTGCGAGCCGGTCTGCCCGGTCGAGGCGATCTTCTACGAGGACGACGTGCCGGACCAGTGGAAGGACTACACGAACGCGAACTACGAGTTCTTCGAGGACCTCGGTTCGCCCGGTGGCGCCTCCAAGGTCGGCAAGATCGACAAGGACGCCACGTTCGTGATCGCCCAGCCGCCGCGCGGAGAAGGGCACTGA
- a CDS encoding class I SAM-dependent methyltransferase: MRSNRQGEDLNAAATGASMTGWEFAWLDGLAVESEPSWSYPELARPLLRRSASVLDLDTGGGELLAELAPLPPHTVAVESWARNTPAAAARLSPFGVPVRTELPAGENEFDLVLSRHGRLPAPDIARLLKPGGVLLTQQVGSDDLADLNVALGAPPPHPRRWDAEVAAASLQTAGLRVTEVREEHPPVTFRDITAVVHQLRTVPWQIRDFTPERYERALARLGALIRARGEFTARAHRFLLRAERPLAV; the protein is encoded by the coding sequence GTGCGCAGCAACCGGCAGGGGGAAGATCTCAACGCCGCGGCTACCGGCGCCTCCATGACCGGGTGGGAGTTCGCCTGGCTGGACGGGCTGGCCGTGGAGTCCGAGCCGTCCTGGTCGTACCCGGAACTCGCCCGCCCGCTGCTGCGCCGTTCCGCCAGCGTGCTCGACCTGGACACCGGCGGCGGCGAGCTGCTCGCCGAGCTCGCGCCGCTGCCGCCGCACACCGTCGCGGTGGAGAGCTGGGCCCGCAACACCCCGGCCGCGGCGGCGCGGCTCAGCCCGTTCGGCGTGCCCGTGCGCACCGAGCTGCCCGCCGGGGAGAACGAGTTCGACCTGGTCCTGAGCCGGCACGGCCGGCTGCCCGCGCCGGACATCGCCCGCCTGCTCAAGCCGGGTGGCGTGCTGCTCACCCAGCAGGTCGGCAGCGACGACCTGGCCGATCTGAACGTCGCGCTCGGCGCCCCGCCACCGCATCCCCGCCGGTGGGACGCCGAGGTCGCGGCCGCCTCCCTGCAGACCGCCGGCCTGCGCGTGACGGAGGTCCGCGAGGAGCACCCGCCGGTGACCTTCCGGGACATCACCGCGGTGGTCCACCAGCTGCGCACGGTTCCCTGGCAGATCCGCGACTTCACCCCCGAGCGATATGAACGGGCCCTCGCCCGGCTCGGCGCGCTGATCCGGGCGCGAGGAGAGTTCACGGCTCGGGCGCACCGGTTCCTGCTGCGCGCCGAGCGGCCGCTCGCGGTCTGA
- a CDS encoding Uma2 family endonuclease, translating to MTTSLLLPQKPVTEPEFLAIGETPERIELFDGSLHVTPAPTPRHQRLSTRLAIALTPVVEDAGLLLHEAVNVRVGTDRIPIPDLVITGEIDFDELVIDASAVRLVCEILSPSNGDTDRVLKSHYYATAGIPWYLLADPVSGTLRLFGLDGSAYTEVQVATPGVPLRLTEPVTVTIDPERLLPPR from the coding sequence ATGACTACCTCTCTTCTCCTCCCCCAGAAACCCGTGACGGAGCCTGAGTTCCTGGCCATCGGCGAAACGCCCGAGCGCATCGAGCTTTTCGACGGGAGCCTGCACGTGACACCAGCCCCTACTCCCCGCCATCAGCGACTTTCCACACGCCTCGCCATCGCACTCACTCCGGTGGTCGAAGACGCCGGGCTGCTCCTCCACGAAGCGGTGAACGTGCGCGTGGGTACCGACCGCATCCCGATCCCGGACCTCGTGATCACCGGGGAGATCGACTTCGACGAACTCGTCATCGACGCGTCGGCCGTGCGGCTGGTCTGCGAGATCCTCTCGCCGTCGAACGGCGACACCGACCGGGTGCTCAAGAGCCACTACTACGCGACGGCCGGCATCCCGTGGTACCTGCTGGCCGACCCGGTGTCCGGGACCCTGCGGCTCTTCGGGCTCGACGGCTCGGCGTACACGGAGGTCCAGGTCGCCACACCCGGGGTTCCGCTGCGGCTCACCGAGCCGGTGACCGTGACCATCGATCCGGAGCGGTTGCTGCCGCCTCGCTGA
- a CDS encoding SDR family oxidoreductase, whose protein sequence is MTRISVVTGASAGIGRAVARGLAARGDAVALLARGEDGLEAAAAEVRRAGGTALPIVVDVADAAAVEAAADRVEKELGPIDLWVNDAFSSVFAPFLEIGADEFARTTEVTYLGYVHGTRAALSRMIPRDRGVVVQVGSALAYRGIPLQSAYCGAKHAVQGFTESVRVELLHDKRNVHVTMVQMPAVNTPQFGWVLSRLPRHAQPVPPIYQPELAARAVLYAADHPKRREYWVGGSTALTLAANAVAPGLLDRYLARQGFDSQQTSQPHDPDQPVNLWSPADGRDGPDAGAHGEFDDQAKNRSLQLWASQHHGLLAGAAGVALAGAAWAMLRR, encoded by the coding sequence ATGACGCGGATCTCGGTGGTGACCGGCGCGAGCGCCGGAATCGGACGGGCGGTGGCCCGTGGACTTGCCGCACGCGGAGACGCCGTGGCACTGCTCGCACGCGGCGAGGACGGCCTGGAAGCCGCGGCGGCCGAGGTGCGCCGCGCCGGTGGCACCGCCCTCCCGATCGTGGTGGACGTCGCCGACGCCGCAGCGGTGGAGGCCGCCGCGGACCGGGTGGAGAAGGAGCTCGGGCCGATCGACCTGTGGGTGAACGACGCGTTCTCCAGCGTCTTCGCGCCGTTCCTGGAGATCGGGGCGGACGAGTTCGCGCGGACCACCGAGGTGACCTACCTGGGGTACGTCCACGGCACCCGCGCCGCGCTGTCCCGGATGATCCCGCGTGACCGCGGCGTGGTCGTCCAGGTCGGCTCGGCGCTGGCCTACCGGGGGATCCCGTTGCAGAGCGCCTACTGCGGCGCGAAGCACGCGGTGCAGGGCTTCACCGAATCGGTACGTGTCGAACTGCTCCACGACAAGCGCAACGTGCACGTGACGATGGTCCAGATGCCGGCCGTCAACACCCCGCAGTTCGGCTGGGTGCTGTCCCGGCTGCCCCGGCACGCCCAGCCGGTGCCCCCGATCTACCAGCCGGAACTCGCCGCCCGGGCGGTGCTCTACGCCGCCGACCACCCGAAGCGCCGGGAGTACTGGGTCGGCGGCTCGACCGCGCTCACCCTGGCCGCGAACGCCGTGGCACCCGGCCTGCTCGACAGGTACCTGGCCCGGCAGGGCTTCGACAGCCAGCAGACGTCTCAGCCGCACGACCCGGACCAGCCGGTCAACCTCTGGTCCCCGGCCGACGGGCGGGACGGGCCGGACGCGGGCGCGCACGGCGAGTTCGACGATCAGGCGAAGAACCGCAGCCTGCAGCTCTGGGCGTCGCAGCACCACGGTCTGCTGGCCGGCGCGGCGGGGGTGGCCCTCGCCGGGGCGGCCTGGGCGATGCTCAGGCGCTGA
- a CDS encoding DUF4407 domain-containing protein translates to MRTGLGHLLLRVANVNPRSVTTHSDRVLYRSIGVFIILYFGYATAGGAAFIDASTGYAHPWYQWVVGPLVAIGVVAYDRTVVGRVAVNYERLDSADPRHLLRPPTPGLYLGRVGLALLFAVVVTEPLMLARYRGEIDARLAEVHSGQISALDANGPAAGFTTALAALREDTAREDAEVRALTGRAEVKRDDARLLYRQALADSAGRGVTRSPGCPPGGYCHHLVQRSRRLDDQAAALDRQAAALQRDQSAARVARAAEQSRLTELIRSEHAANTAVVRGDSGFGARTAAMWHLITADFWGIGVFYFGIALLLVALDCAAIALKFVSRGNAYERAEARAARLREHEASLIHEREVHDARTYGDATAKVIADGIEAASHDDQLVRAATEHARAVLHTAVVVDPATMETPVRRPRISA, encoded by the coding sequence ATGCGCACGGGCCTCGGGCACCTGTTGCTGCGAGTGGCGAACGTGAATCCCCGGAGTGTGACGACGCACTCGGATCGCGTCCTGTACCGCTCGATCGGTGTCTTCATCATTCTGTACTTCGGTTATGCGACGGCCGGTGGCGCCGCGTTCATCGACGCCAGCACCGGTTACGCCCACCCCTGGTACCAGTGGGTGGTCGGTCCGCTGGTGGCGATCGGGGTGGTCGCGTACGACCGGACCGTCGTCGGCCGGGTGGCGGTGAACTACGAGCGGCTCGACTCGGCCGACCCGCGGCACCTGCTACGCCCGCCGACGCCCGGCCTCTACCTGGGCAGGGTCGGCCTGGCGCTGCTCTTCGCGGTGGTGGTGACCGAGCCGCTGATGCTGGCCCGGTACCGCGGCGAGATCGACGCCCGGCTGGCCGAGGTGCACAGCGGGCAGATCAGCGCGCTGGACGCGAACGGGCCGGCGGCCGGCTTCACCACGGCTCTGGCCGCGCTCCGCGAGGACACCGCCCGCGAGGACGCCGAGGTGCGGGCGCTCACCGGCCGTGCGGAGGTCAAGCGGGACGACGCCCGGCTGCTCTACCGGCAGGCCCTCGCGGACTCGGCGGGACGGGGCGTGACCCGCAGCCCGGGTTGCCCGCCCGGCGGGTACTGCCATCACCTGGTGCAGCGGTCGCGGAGGCTGGACGACCAGGCCGCCGCCCTGGACCGGCAGGCCGCCGCGCTGCAGCGGGACCAGTCGGCGGCCCGGGTGGCGCGCGCGGCCGAGCAGTCCCGGCTGACCGAGCTGATCCGTTCCGAGCACGCCGCGAACACGGCGGTGGTCCGGGGCGACTCCGGGTTCGGCGCCCGGACCGCGGCGATGTGGCACCTGATCACCGCGGACTTCTGGGGGATCGGCGTCTTCTACTTCGGCATCGCGCTGCTGCTCGTCGCCCTGGACTGCGCGGCGATCGCGCTGAAGTTCGTCTCCCGGGGCAACGCCTACGAGCGGGCCGAGGCACGTGCGGCCCGGCTGCGCGAGCACGAGGCGTCGCTGATCCACGAGCGCGAGGTGCACGACGCCCGCACGTACGGCGACGCGACCGCCAAGGTGATCGCCGACGGGATCGAGGCGGCCAGCCACGACGACCAGCTGGTCCGGGCCGCCACCGAGCACGCACGGGCGGTCCTGCACACCGCCGTCGTGGTGGACCCGGCCACGATGGAGACGCCGGTACGAAGGCCCCGGATCAGCGCCTGA
- a CDS encoding GNAT family N-acetyltransferase yields MLRQQDVGHRVVVRRIVGVTGDRALFTDALGELVDLTETDLTLATAKGTVRVPLREVHRAKRVPPARRAVAADVISLELAADEAWPAPVRSRLGGWILRAADNWTGRANSALAVGDPDRPLDEAIDAVVRWYTERGQQPLINAPMPLAAPVNAALDERGWTTRPLTLVQTMPLAALLKTAAGSGLPPVDLADAASDEWYAMVAEHKGALPGTALRILNGVPERVFAHVRDTDGGLLAVARGAVTGPDRWLGISLLQTAPAARRQGLGAHVVRALAQWASQRGSTRAYLQVEERNAAAVALYNRLGFTTHHTYLTRQL; encoded by the coding sequence GTGCTCCGACAACAGGATGTGGGACACCGGGTGGTGGTACGCCGAATTGTAGGCGTAACCGGAGACCGCGCGCTCTTCACGGATGCGCTCGGTGAGCTCGTCGACCTGACGGAGACCGATCTCACACTCGCGACCGCGAAAGGAACGGTACGCGTTCCGCTGCGTGAGGTGCACCGCGCCAAGCGGGTCCCGCCCGCCCGGCGTGCCGTCGCCGCCGATGTGATCTCTCTGGAGCTGGCCGCCGACGAGGCGTGGCCCGCCCCGGTCCGCTCCCGGCTCGGCGGCTGGATCCTGCGCGCCGCGGACAACTGGACCGGCCGCGCCAACTCGGCGCTCGCCGTCGGCGACCCGGACCGGCCGCTGGACGAGGCGATCGACGCCGTCGTCAGGTGGTACACCGAGCGCGGCCAGCAACCCCTGATCAACGCGCCGATGCCGCTCGCCGCCCCGGTGAACGCGGCGCTCGACGAGCGCGGGTGGACCACCCGGCCGCTCACGCTGGTGCAGACCATGCCGCTGGCGGCCCTGCTCAAGACGGCGGCCGGCAGCGGGCTTCCCCCGGTCGATCTGGCCGACGCCGCCTCCGACGAGTGGTACGCGATGGTCGCTGAGCACAAGGGTGCTCTACCCGGAACGGCACTGCGCATTCTCAACGGCGTACCGGAACGGGTTTTCGCCCATGTCCGGGACACCGACGGCGGGTTGCTCGCGGTGGCCCGGGGCGCGGTGACCGGACCGGACCGCTGGCTCGGCATCTCGCTGCTGCAGACCGCGCCGGCCGCCCGCCGCCAGGGACTGGGCGCGCACGTGGTGCGGGCGCTGGCGCAGTGGGCGTCGCAGCGCGGATCGACCCGCGCGTACCTCCAGGTGGAAGAGCGCAACGCGGCGGCGGTCGCGCTCTACAACCGGCTCGGGTTCACCACCCACCACACCTACCTGACGCGGCAGCTCTGA
- a CDS encoding prolyl oligopeptidase family serine peptidase — MTIGADTARILFLRSAGPDDPDSALWVLDLAAGAERLVADGPIDAYAADRDARVVAFARAGELFRADLVAGTVTAVPAAGPVHDPRPAPTGRDIGYVTDPDGAATLRVVGPDGDRLLAGEPGNAWREHGGTISWGMPGTGAAEFGRTRGWWWSPEGTQILAVRTARTASLHLLDLDDGWVDVHWDRETYPHLAQVRWESGGPLITVLRRMQQHGLVLSVDPRTGETQVHAELADARWVEPVPGTPRHLPDGRVLVGGELAHDGFDARCLFADGSLLTPPGLYVRRVAGTLPRDGGPAGSPDLVVEGSLGDPAVREVFRVRTAVGGGGPEVTRIAGLTGRDGVVVGGDVLVAGAQVWRGDERVAVLRSSAAALPYRPEPVLERVTDRRLPAAVLYPSGFVAGSRLPVLLTLGAGPGHQQVRADVHAAENREWQERQWWADAGFAVVSIDPRGTPGVAPSFEKAVHRRLADVCLNDLADALHALLGKHPDLDLSRVALRGHGLGGWLAALAVLRRPEDFHRAVARDPVIDWTGLPAPIAERYLGDRADAADVYAHHNLRFAGASDAVLLVGAELPGCPSVPAATLTEELAFLSGHATEVTRK; from the coding sequence GTGACGATCGGTGCCGACACCGCCCGGATCCTGTTTCTGCGGTCGGCCGGACCGGACGACCCGGATTCCGCGCTCTGGGTGCTCGACCTGGCCGCCGGCGCCGAGCGGCTGGTCGCGGACGGGCCGATCGACGCGTACGCGGCCGACCGCGACGCCCGGGTGGTGGCCTTCGCCCGGGCCGGCGAGCTGTTCCGGGCCGACCTGGTCGCCGGGACCGTCACCGCGGTGCCGGCGGCGGGACCCGTGCACGACCCGCGGCCCGCGCCGACCGGCCGCGACATCGGGTACGTCACCGACCCGGACGGCGCGGCGACGCTGCGGGTGGTCGGACCGGACGGCGATCGGCTGCTGGCCGGCGAGCCCGGCAACGCGTGGCGGGAGCACGGCGGCACCATCTCCTGGGGCATGCCGGGAACCGGGGCGGCGGAGTTCGGGCGTACCCGTGGCTGGTGGTGGTCCCCGGAGGGGACCCAGATCCTCGCGGTACGCACCGCCAGAACCGCCAGCCTGCACCTGCTCGACCTGGACGACGGCTGGGTCGACGTGCACTGGGACCGGGAGACCTACCCCCACCTGGCGCAGGTCCGCTGGGAGTCCGGCGGGCCGCTGATCACCGTGCTGCGCCGGATGCAGCAGCACGGCCTGGTGCTCTCGGTCGACCCGCGCACCGGCGAGACCCAGGTACACGCCGAACTCGCCGACGCCCGCTGGGTCGAGCCGGTGCCCGGCACCCCACGCCACCTGCCGGACGGGCGGGTGCTGGTCGGCGGCGAGCTCGCGCACGACGGCTTCGACGCCCGCTGCCTCTTCGCCGACGGCAGCCTGCTCACCCCGCCCGGCCTCTACGTGCGCCGGGTCGCCGGCACGCTGCCCCGCGACGGCGGACCGGCCGGATCCCCGGACCTCGTGGTCGAGGGAAGCCTCGGCGACCCGGCGGTGCGGGAGGTGTTCCGGGTGCGTACCGCGGTGGGCGGCGGCGGGCCCGAGGTGACCCGGATCGCCGGGCTGACCGGCCGGGACGGCGTGGTCGTCGGCGGGGACGTGCTGGTCGCCGGCGCCCAGGTGTGGCGCGGCGACGAGCGGGTCGCGGTGCTGCGGTCGTCGGCGGCCGCTCTGCCGTACCGGCCGGAGCCGGTGCTGGAACGGGTCACCGACCGCCGGTTGCCGGCCGCTGTCCTCTACCCGTCCGGCTTCGTCGCCGGGTCACGCCTTCCGGTGCTGCTCACGCTCGGCGCGGGGCCGGGACACCAGCAGGTGCGCGCGGACGTCCACGCCGCGGAGAACCGCGAATGGCAGGAACGGCAGTGGTGGGCGGACGCCGGCTTCGCCGTCGTATCGATCGACCCCAGGGGTACGCCCGGAGTCGCACCCAGCTTCGAGAAGGCGGTGCACCGGCGACTCGCCGACGTCTGCCTGAACGACCTGGCCGACGCGCTGCACGCACTGCTCGGCAAGCATCCCGACCTGGACCTGAGCCGGGTCGCGCTGCGCGGGCACGGCCTCGGCGGCTGGCTCGCGGCCCTCGCCGTGCTGCGCCGCCCGGAGGACTTCCACCGCGCCGTCGCCCGCGACCCGGTGATCGACTGGACCGGCCTGCCGGCGCCGATCGCCGAGCGGTACCTGGGTGACCGGGCCGACGCGGCCGACGTCTACGCCCACCACAACCTGCGTTTCGCCGGCGCGTCGGACGCGGTCCTGCTGGTCGGCGCGGAGCTGCCCGGCTGCCCCTCGGTCCCCGCCGCCACCCTCACCGAGGAGCTAGCCTTTCTGAGTGGTCACGCCACGGAGGTCACCCGAAAGTAG
- the mshB gene encoding N-acetyl-1-D-myo-inositol-2-amino-2-deoxy-alpha-D-glucopyranoside deacetylase has translation MTTSAVPTEPLPARRLLLVHAHPDDEVIGTGATMAHYAALGAHVTLVTCTLGEEGEIHVPELAQLGAAHADQLGGYRLVEWHRACAALGVTDHRMLGGPGRYRDSGMMGLPTNEHPRAFWSADLDEAAALLVEIIREVRPQVMITYDENGFYGHPDHIQAHRVAMRAAELAGPDGPEKIYWSAMPLSVMKDGMAAFRESEGNPFAEVEHVEDLPFGTPDEQIAARVDGTDHSAKKTAAMRAHATQIPDNSWLYGIAGDFGGEFMGVEYYTLVKGERGPGSGPFHWEDDLFAGLEIKQ, from the coding sequence GTGACTACATCGGCCGTGCCCACCGAGCCTCTGCCCGCACGCCGTCTGCTGCTGGTGCACGCGCACCCCGACGACGAGGTCATCGGCACCGGGGCGACCATGGCGCACTACGCCGCGCTCGGCGCCCACGTGACGCTCGTGACGTGCACCCTCGGCGAGGAGGGTGAGATCCACGTGCCGGAGCTCGCCCAGCTCGGCGCGGCGCACGCCGACCAGCTCGGCGGTTACCGGCTGGTGGAGTGGCATCGCGCGTGTGCGGCGCTCGGCGTGACCGATCACCGGATGCTCGGCGGCCCGGGGCGGTACCGCGACTCCGGGATGATGGGCCTGCCGACGAACGAGCACCCCCGGGCGTTCTGGAGCGCGGACCTGGACGAGGCCGCCGCCCTCCTCGTCGAGATCATCCGCGAGGTCCGCCCGCAGGTCATGATCACTTATGACGAGAACGGTTTCTACGGTCACCCGGACCACATCCAGGCGCACCGCGTGGCGATGCGTGCCGCCGAGCTGGCCGGGCCGGACGGGCCGGAGAAGATCTACTGGAGCGCGATGCCGCTGAGCGTCATGAAAGACGGCATGGCGGCGTTCCGGGAGTCCGAGGGCAACCCGTTCGCCGAGGTCGAGCACGTCGAGGACCTGCCGTTCGGCACGCCGGACGAGCAGATCGCGGCCCGCGTCGACGGCACCGACCACTCGGCGAAGAAGACCGCGGCGATGCGCGCGCACGCCACCCAGATCCCGGACAACTCGTGGCTCTACGGCATCGCCGGCGACTTCGGCGGCGAGTTCATGGGCGTGGAGTACTACACGCTGGTGAAGGGCGAGCGCGGCCCGGGCTCCGGGCCGTTCCACTGGGAGGACGACCTCTTCGCCGGCTTGGAGATCAAGCAATGA
- the dapC gene encoding succinyldiaminopimelate transaminase encodes MSALSSALPDFPWDLLEPAKAIAAAHPDGIVDLSVGTPVDPVPPVVRQALADTSDTPGYPLTAGTPRLRAAIAGWLSRACGASGELGVLPTIGSKELVAWLPTLLGIGSGDVVVIPSVCYPTYEVGARLAGAEVIRSDSLTALGPDRRVKLIWINSPSNPTGKVLPVEHLRKVVSWGRERGVVVASDECYVSLGWETTPVSVLSDEVTGGDYTGVLAVHSLSKRSNLAGYRAGFVGGDPALVGELLAVRKHGGMIVPAPVQAAMVAALEDEAHVAEQRGRYASRRDTLRSALTKAGFAISHSEAGLYLWATRDEDCWTTVDRLARRGILAAPGAFYGPAAAKHVRIALTATDERVAAAADRLAEPF; translated from the coding sequence CTGAGCGCTCTGTCGTCGGCCCTGCCGGACTTCCCCTGGGACCTGCTGGAGCCGGCCAAAGCGATCGCCGCGGCCCATCCGGACGGCATCGTGGACCTCTCGGTCGGCACCCCCGTCGACCCGGTCCCGCCGGTGGTCCGGCAGGCCCTCGCGGACACCTCGGACACGCCCGGTTACCCGCTGACCGCCGGCACGCCACGGCTGCGCGCGGCGATCGCGGGCTGGCTGTCGCGTGCCTGCGGCGCCTCCGGTGAGCTGGGCGTGCTGCCCACGATCGGGTCCAAGGAGTTGGTCGCCTGGCTGCCCACGCTGCTCGGGATCGGTTCCGGTGACGTCGTGGTCATCCCGTCGGTCTGCTACCCGACGTACGAGGTGGGCGCCCGCCTGGCCGGCGCCGAGGTGATCCGGTCCGACTCGCTCACCGCGCTCGGCCCGGACCGTCGGGTCAAGCTCATCTGGATCAACTCGCCGTCCAACCCGACCGGCAAGGTGCTCCCCGTCGAGCACCTGCGCAAGGTGGTGTCGTGGGGGCGCGAGCGCGGCGTGGTCGTGGCGAGCGACGAGTGTTACGTCTCGCTGGGCTGGGAGACCACCCCGGTCTCGGTGCTGTCCGACGAGGTGACCGGTGGCGACTACACCGGTGTGCTCGCCGTGCACTCGCTCTCCAAACGCTCCAATCTGGCCGGTTACCGCGCCGGGTTCGTCGGCGGCGACCCGGCCCTGGTCGGTGAGCTGCTGGCGGTGCGCAAGCACGGCGGCATGATCGTGCCGGCGCCGGTGCAGGCGGCCATGGTCGCCGCGCTGGAGGACGAGGCGCACGTGGCCGAGCAGCGCGGGCGGTACGCGTCCCGTCGCGACACCCTGCGGTCCGCGCTCACCAAGGCGGGCTTCGCGATCAGTCACTCGGAGGCCGGGCTCTACCTCTGGGCCACCCGCGACGAGGACTGCTGGACCACTGTCGACCGACTGGCCCGGCGCGGCATCCTGGCCGCGCCCGGCGCCTTCTACGGCCCGGCGGCGGCCAAGCACGTGCGGATCGCCCTGACCGCGACCGACGAGCGGGTGGCGGCCGCGGCCGACCGGCTCGCCGAGCCGTTCTGA